A segment of the Candidatus Doudnabacteria bacterium genome:
TGACTTCTTATTCCCAATCATCCTATGTATACAACACCCCCTACTCTGAACCGCAATATTTTCGGTGTTCAGGGAGCGCACAAAGCGTATGCATTCCGGCTAATCCCGGCGACTGCACCATAGGTAATACTGCAAATTGTTCAGTAAATAATAACTGCAGCCCTATTACCTGCTACTCTCAATCCTCCTACTATTCCCAATCAGCTTACTACGCCCAATCAGCATATTACTCCCAATCAGCATACTATTCTCAAGCGTCATATGGCGGCGGTTATTCCCAAGCAGCTTACTACGCCCAGTCTGCATACTATTCTCAGGCAGCCTATGCGGGTTACTCTGAAGCATCCTACTATTCCCAAGCAGCCTACTATGCCCAGGCATCGTATGTCTCTGCTCCAACCGCTCCTTCAGGCGTGGCTGTGGACAATGGCACTTGCGGCCAATTGACCGTGACCTGGACTGATAATTCCAACAATGAGACCGGTTTTACAATATGGAGATCAACCACATCAGGCTCAGGGTATGGCCAGGTCGGCAGCGTAGGCCCTAATATTACGTCATTCCCAGACACCCCTCCTACCCCAGATATGACCTATTATTATGTGGTCCAGTCGGTCAATGCCGGAGGAAGCACCCAGTCAGTATTAGAAGCAAGCGCTTACGACAACCCGTGTGTTGCCAATTTATCCGGGACCGCCAAGGTCTTAACCCAGATCAACGGCGCAGCCTATTCTTCAAGCACTTCCATCAACGCCGGGGACGTGCTGACATACCAGATCACGATCATCAATTCCGGCAATGCCCCTGCTGATATCACTTTCATCTGCGACACCGTCTCTTCCAACCTGACCAATCTTCGGAACCTGACGGTTACAGGAACCGGCTCTTCGGGTTCAGGTTCTGCCATAGTATCCAACGGCGGCTGCGGAGCAGGCAGCTACAAGTTCAACGTTACAGGAGCCAAACAGCCCTCTCCTCCGGACCCCGGCAACTGGATAATTACCTATGATGCCACAGTCACCCCGGCCAGTGCTGATATCCAGGAAGTGGTGACCAACAGCTTTGTCATCCATTACAACAACAACGGAGCTAAAACCTTTGCAGGCTCCTCCCCGAGCATCCTCATCAATGCCTCAGCAGGCCAGGCCCCGAACTTCCATGAAGTGACGCCGTAGAACCTCGGTTTTGCAGGGGTTGACTTGTCCCTGATTACGGTTTATGATGACCACGTTTCCTTTAGTCGAGGGGAAGCTAATTAAAACATAGGGTGCTGAATAGGTTTCCCTTTGTTTGAAGGTTCATATAAAATGGGTAAGAAATTGTTTGTCGGAGGCCTGCCTTACACCACAACCAGCGACGATCTGAAGAATCATTTCGCCGCAGCGGGAAATGTGGTTACAGCGCAAGTCATTACCGACAAGTTCTCCGGCCGATCCAAAGGATTTGGATTCGTGGAGATGTCATCCGACGACGAAGCAGCCAAGGCGATTGAAATGTTCAACGGCACTGACTTCGGCGGACGCTCTTTGGCTGTAAACGAAGCAAGGCCAAAGACCGAAGGCGATCGCGGAGGCAGTCGCGGCGGATTCGGCGGCGGACGCGGCGGCAGTGACCGCGGCGGGTACGGCGGTGGCGGCGGTCGAAGAGACAGCTATTAAAAGCGAAAATGGAAAAAATCCCGGTTTGTCCGGGGTTTTTATTTTTATGTGAAAAATGTTATAATATTCATACAAAAGTATGAAAAAATCTGAATTAGTTTTCAATTTAATCTCGATCTTGTCGGATATTATTATGGTGCTATTGGCCGGGATCATTGCGTTTTATTTGCGCCTGCAGTTGGAAAGCTTGCGTCCGATCTTGTACGTTTTATCATTATCTTCATATCTGAAAGTTTTATTTCTCATCACCCCGGTGATTATTCTTTTAATGGCCTTGGCCGGGCTGTACAATCTTACGGGCACAAGACGGATATCATCTGAACTGCTGAAGATCATTTTGGTGATCTCTTCCGTGCTGTTAGTGGTGGTGATCTTATTTTTCTTTAATCAAAGCGTTTTTCCGTCCCGCCTGATCATCCTGCTGACGTGGATTTTGACGATAGTACTGATCAGTTTTGGCAGAATAATCTTGAGGCTTATCCAGATCCGTATGCTGAGGCGGGGTGTAGGTTTGCACCGCCTGGTGGTACTGGGGGCAGCTGACCAAACATACGAATTGGTAGTGGAAATTTCTTCGCGGCCCGAGCTGGGGTTTAGAATTGTCGGGAAACTTGATACCGGCCAATCGGTTGATGATCTGATCGACCGGTTGAGGCATATCAGAGAGAATTCCGGTATAGACGGGCTTTTGCAATCTGATCCGTTTTTGGACCAGGAGGTCGGACGTAAGATCCTGCAATTCTGCCGCGACTACGGCATCAGATTTAATTTCGTGCCGAACCTGTTCGAAACCTCTACGGCCAATATCGCTGTGGAAACTATTTCCGGCATTCCGGTCATCGCACTGAAGGGAACCCCGCTGGAGGGCTGGGGTATGGTTGTCAAAAGATTAGTTGATATAATAGTATCTTTGCTGGGCTTGATCATCTTAAGTCCTGTATTTTTGCTGGTGGCGGTCGCGATCAAACTTAACTCCAAAGGCCCGGTGTTTTTTCACCAGCTCAGAGCTGCGGGTTTGGGCGAATTTGAATTTTATAAATTCCGGTCAATGCATCATGAAATGAGCGAAGGGACAGAGTCGGGAGATAAACTTCGCGAAGAGCTGGAAAAGCACAATGCGCGCATCGGGCCGTACGTTAAGATCAAGAACGATCCGCGCGTGACTTCCGTCGGCAGATTCCTGCGCAAGACCAAGCTCGATGAGATGCCGGCGCTCTGGCATATCCTGCGCGGACAAATGAGCCTGGTGGGCCCCCGGGTTCACATGGTCAAAGAAGTTGACCATTTCCGGAATGAGTATAAGAAGTTGTTTATCATCAAGCCCGGAGCCACTGGACTTACCCAGATCACTCAAGCCACGGACAACCCGGAAATATCCTGGGAAGACGAGATCAAGTTGGACGAGTTTTACATAGAAAACTGGTCCATTTGGCTTGATCTGTATATCATCTTCAAAACTTTTTTAATTTTGCTTGGCCGTAAACCCAAGGTTGATTATTGATGAAGATAGCTCTAGTTCATGAATTTTTGAATCAGCTTGGCGGCGCGGAGAGAGTTCTGCAGAATTTTTTAGAAATCTGGCCGGAGGCAGAAGTGCATGTGATCTTGTATGACAGGGAAAAAACACAAGGCCAATTTGAGGGTTATAAAAAAAAGGTCTCCTGGCTGAATACTCTTCCGGGAGTAAAAAAACACCCGAGATTGTTCTTGCCGCTGATGCCGGGAGCGATTGAAAGTTTCAGCTTTGATGATTACGATCTGGTCTTGTCTGATTCGTCTTCGTTTGCCAAAGGGATACACACGGACAAATTGCACATATGCTATTGTCACGCGCCCACGCGATATCTCTGGACTGTTCGTGAATATATTGATAAACAAAAATATCCTAGATTTTTGAAGTTTTTGGGAAAAATTTATTTGAAGCGGCTGCGCAAATGGGATTTGAAAGCCGCCCAGCGGGCTGATTTTTTTATCGCCAATTCCGTAAATATCCAAGATCATATTAAGAAATTTTACCAGCGCGAATCGATCGTCATTCCGCCCCCGGTCGATACAGAAGTATTTTTTCCGGATGGGCCAAAGCAAGATTACTTTTTTACCGCCTCCAGACTTGAGCTCTATAAGAGAGTTGACGTGATTATTGAAGCATTTAATCACTTGGGCTGGCCTCTCAAGATCGCGGGGAGGGGTACGGACCTAAACAGACTAAAAGCTTTGGCCAAACCGAATGTTCAGTTCGTTGGCGCGGTTTCGGATGCCGATCTGAGCAAATTGTATTCTCAAGCCAAAGCGTTTGTGTTTGCGGCGGAGGAAGACGCCGGAATTATGGTGGTGGAAGCGCAAGCCTGCGGGACCCCGGTTATAGCTTTTGGAAAAGGAGGAGTTTTGGAAACAGTTAAACAGGGGATTACCGGAGAATTTTTTGATGAACAGACTGCCGGGTCTTTGGAGAAAGTTTTGAAAGATTTTAATCCCGCAAATTACGATCCGCAAGTCATCCGGGAACACGCAGAAAAGTATGACAAGAAAATCTTCCAGGAAAAGATCAGGAGTTTTGTGGAGGAAAAATACGGGGAATTTGCGAGGAGCAAAGCGACGAAGCAATCTAATCAGTAGAATAGACTGCCACGCGGCCTTTGGCCGCTCGCAGATTCGATATATTTATGAAAATAGGACTTGATTTGCGCATGGCCGGCGGGGGATCGGGGATCGACCGCTACATCACCGAACTGTCACATGAAATTTTGAGGCAAGATAAAACTAATCAATATGTTTTGTTTTTTAGGGGAGCCGATAAATCAGCTGAGTTCGCGCAATATAATCAAAAGATCGTCATCACAGATATCCCACACTATTCTTTTGCTGAACAACTTCGTCTTCCCGGAATTATAAATAAAGAAAATCTGGACTTGGTTCACTTTCCGCATTTCAATGTCCCGATCTTCTACCGCAGGCCGTTTATCGTGACTATCCATGACCTGACGCATACCTTGTTTCCCGGCAGAAAAAGATCTCATATTTTTCACCGTCTGGCATATAATATCGTTTTCCGAAATGCCCTTAAAAATTCAAAAAAGATCATAGCAGTTTCTAATGCCACAAAACAGGCGATCGTCGGGCGATTTCAAATCAATCCCGAAAAGATCCAGGTTATTTATGAAGGATTCAACCAGGCTTATAAAATGATGGATAAAATTGAGGCATTTGCCCAAGTATCGAAAAGTTTTGGCGTTACCAAACCGTATATATTGTATGCGGGCGTCTGGCGCAGGTATAAAAATCTGCCGATGCTGGCAAATGCTTTTGACAAATTGATCGACAAGGGTTTGGACATTGAGCTCGTGCTCGTAGGGGAGCAGGACCCGTTTTACCCTGAGATTAAGGACCAAATTTTTAACATTAAGAATCATACCCGCATCAAAGTTTTGGGAAGAGTAAGCGATGAAGATCTGGCAAAACTTTATAATGGGACTACTTTATTTGTTCTGCCGTCCCTGATCGAAGGATTTGGTTTAACTGCGCTTGAAGCCGCGGCGTGCGGGGTGCCTGTTGCCTGTTCGGATATTCCCACAATGCGGGAAATAATGGGGCAGGGCGCGGAATATTTTGACCCCAATAATCTGGATAACATGACGGAAGTGCTGTTAAATCTGCTTAACGACGCCAAAAGGCTGGAAGAACTGGCGAATTTGGCATTGGGCCGTTCCAAACACTTCAGCTGGAAGCAGGCAGCGGAGCAGACCATCAGCGTTTATGAAAAGTGCTATCTATAACTAATATGAAAATATTACTTGCAGGCGGCGGCTCTGGAGGCCCGGTAACACCGGTGCTTGCGGTCGCGCTTGAGATCAGAAAACTTAAGCCCAAAACCGAATTTTTATTTGTCGGAACAAAAAAAGGCCCGGAACGCGCCATGGTTGAGCCGACAGGCATCCCATTTGTTTCAATTCCTGCGGCCCGCTGGCGCAGGTTTTATAGCATAAAGAATTTATTCGCGCCTTTTGTTTTGCTGTCCGGATTTCTACACTCGCTTACAATTGTCCGCAAATTCCGTCCTGATGTCGTGTTTGCGGCCGGATCTTTCGTCAGCGTGCCGGTTTGCTGGGCCGCAAAACTCTACGGAGCCAAAATCGCAATTCATCAGCAGGATGCCCGTATCGGCTTGGCCAACAAACTTATAGCGCCCGTGTCTGACCAGATCACCACGGCTTTCGAGAAAACCAGCAAGGATTTTTATTCTGGGTCGGGATTGGGAAAAAATTTAAAGCCCGCGGCCCAATGGATCGGCAATCCTGTGCGGCCGGATCTGTTCAGTCATGCGGCTGATGCAAAAAAGTTTTTTAATCTTCACGAAAAATTGCCGGTACTTCTGGTCTTGGGCGGAGCGACAGGATCTGCGCAGATAAACCGGCTCCTCGGGGAAATTCTGCCCGATCTGGTCAAGGCGCACCAAGTTGTCCATCAGACTGGCGCCGGCAAAAATAATTTAGCTTTCTCGGATAAAAACTACCATCCCTTTGAATTAATTCCGTTCCCGGAATATGCGGCGATTTTAAAGCTGGCGCACATAGTCATTGCCCGCGCCGGCTTGTCCACCATTGCTGAACTCTCAGCACTTCGAAAAACTGCGATTATCATTCCCATGCCTAACACTCATCAGGAGGATAATGCTAGAATATTAGAAGAGGCGCACGCCGCAGTGGTCCTGACCGGCTCAGAGGCTACCGTTGAAAATTTGTTTCGCGTAGTCAACGGACTGAAATTCAACATAAAAAGAACCGAATTGCTGAGTAAAAATATTTCCGGTCTCATCCCTCCCGACGCCGCAATTAACCTGGCCAGGATCGTTATCAGAGAAGCCCATGCCGACAACTAGACCGACAATTGGGATTGCTTTATCAGGCGCTTCAGGCAGGGCGATTGCTCACATTGCCGTGCTGGAAGTTTTGCGGGAGAACGATATCCCTGTCGATATTCTGGTGGGCTGTTCGTCGGGCGCCATAATCGCCGCAAGTTTTGCCGTCGGGACAATGGAAACGCTCAAGACTTTCATGTACCAGCTGACCTTTCCCAAGATGCTGCGGATGTGGTCGGCAAGAAAAGCCAGGGGAGGGATCTTCCATCTGAGAACGGACAAAATGGACGAAACTTTGAACAGCATTACTCACAACCTTCGTTTTGAGGATATTGATTATCCGAAACTCGGATTTGTCGCAACCGACATCAACACCGGAAAATTGATCACCCTGAAACGCGGCAGCATCAACAAGGCTTTCAAGGCAAGCGTCGCAGTTCCCGGGCTTTTTGAACCAGTGATCTGGGAAAAAAAAGTTCTGGTTGACGGTGGACTCGTCAATATCGTGCCCACTCTTCCGGCAAAAGAGATGGGGGCAGATATCGTGATCGGGGTGAATTTGGCTGCGACAAAGTTCATTTATGAAAAAAAGATGCCGATCTGGCGCGGCTACCGATTCCTGACCCGGTTTACGGGTTTGCAGTTCATCAGGGAGAAGATCCTCCCAAAATTATCGCCGCGCCTGCTGTTCCGGATAGACAGCCAATCCGATATTTTGGAGCCGGAAGATATCGAAATTCCGGGCGTTATGTCGGTGTTGTCCAAGGCGATTGAGCACTCCTTCCGGATCGAAGAGCTGTGGGACGAATCCCATGTCGCATGCGACCTGATGCTTGAGCCTGTGGTCAAGCATTACGGCAAAACCGAATTCAACAGTTTGGAGAAGATCTACCATGAAGGCCGCAGATCCGCGCTGGCAGCGATCCCGGCAATAAAAAAGCTGATAAAAAATTATGATCCGGATAAGGCAAAAAAATATAAAACTGTATCCCTGGCCCATGACAATTGAACAGGCGAAAAATATTTATTGTTTGGGAATCGGCGGCATCGGGGTCTCGGGTTTGGCGCGGCTGCTTTTGAGCATGGGCAAGAATGTTTCCGGCTCTGATATCAAAGAATCGGAGATCACAAAAAATCTGGAAAAATTGGGAATCAAGATTTACATCGGCCAAAGCGAGCAGGATCTGGTTGCGGCAAACCCTGACCTGATAATATATTCGTCGGCTGTGGCTGACTTTCATTGGCCGGCAAGCATCGCCAAGCTTAGCCAAGCCCAAGCTGTGGGCGAATTAATGTCAGACAAGTACGGCATTGGTATTACCGGCACGAACGGCAAATCCACAACCTCGGCGATCCTGGGCCTGATCTTGGACTACGCCCAACTTGATCCGACTGTCTTGATCGGTTCCATGCTTTCTCCTAAGAACGAAACGGAGAAATTCAAGGCCAATGCCCGTTTGGGCGGGGGCAAACCCGCCCGACTGAACGATGTCAGTCGTTCGGGCGGGTACTTTGTTGCGGAATCGGATGAATATGCGCGCAAAATGCTGGAGAATAAGCCGAAAATGATCATTATCACGAATATTGCGGAAGATCATCTGGATTACTATAAAGGTCTGCAGGATATCAAGCAGGCTTTTTCGGAATACATCAGCTCTTTGCCTGACGACGGGATCCTGATCTACAATGCGGACGATCATAATACGGTTGAGATCTGCCAGCATGCGGCACGCCATAAATTTACTTTCGGCATTCATCATTATGCGGATCTGCAGGCTTTGAATCCCAGAACAGAGAGCGGAACCCAGATATTCGACCTGCATTTGGATGACGAAAAGATCGGGACATTTAAATTGCATGTCCCGGGTTTATTTAATATTTCCAATGCCTTGGGCGCTGTTCTGGCCGCAATTAAACTGGGAGTTAAAACTGAGGTCATACAAAAAACTTTGGAAGAATATGCCGGCATCTGGCGCCGGTTTGAGATCGTGGGCAAGCTTTCTGGCAAGCCCGTAATTTCCGATTATGCCCACCACCCGGCGGGAGTTGCTGCCACAATTGAGGCGGCTAAGCAGTTTTATCCCGGTAAAAAAGTTTTAGCGGTCTTCCAACCCCATCACCGCAACCGCACCCGTGAATTGTTCGGCGAATTTATTGAATCCCTGGTCATGGCTGATGAGCTGATCCTACCTGAGATCTTTGACGTGGCCGGCCGCGAGCATGGTGAAGATGTCAGTTCGTTCCAGTTGGCCGCGGAGTTGAAAAAAAGAGGCGTTACTGCGACCTTTGCGAAAGATTTGTCAAAAACGGAAAGCTTGATCCGTGAAAAGGCGAAAAATTTTGATGTTATTCTTTTGATGGGAGCAGGGGATATAGACAACTTGGCGAGGAAGCTGGTAAAATAAAATAGCATATGCTAGAGACTATAGAAAGACCTTCTGAAGAACTCGAAATTTCCGGTCCGGAAAAGACCCAGTCTTTTAGAGAACTTGAAATTACCCCTAAAATACAAAAGATCTTAGTAGAAAAATCCAAAAAATACGGCATTGATTTTTTTGATCTCGACGATCCTGTGCAGGAACCTTTAAGAAATTTGTATTTCAGCCTGCCCGGCCAGATCTCATCCGGCTCAAAGCATATTGATGACATAGATAATGAGATCGAAAAAGCAATAGAGCAAGTAAAAGCAGCCAAAGAAAAATCAGAAGAAGAGAAAAAATTTCTACATTAATGCAACCCATATGAATATTGCGATCAAAGCAACAAATTTGGACCTGACTCCCTCTATCAAAGAATATGTGGAAGAAAAAGTCGGCGCGTTAGACAAGTTTATCAGCGTTCTGGAAGGAAAGGTTGAACTTGAACGCGACCGCCACCACCACAGCGGAGAAGTTTTCCGCGCCGAGATCATGCTGGTAATGAGCGGCAAACTTATGCGGGCTGATGCCGAGGCAGAAGACATTTATGCCGCGGTTGATCTGGTCATACCGAAATTGAAAGAGCAGATCAGCAAGTTCAAGGATAAGAAAACTACTCTGTTCCGCCGCGGCGGACGCACTGCGAAGAAAAAAATATAAAAAAGTCCTTGACAAGCTTTGTAATTGCTTTACAATTAACTTGAAATAATTTTTCTGAAAATCTTTCACTGAATTGAACACGAAGAAAAATAACTTCAAGAAATTTTGGAAGCTTGGAGTCGAAGAGTATAATACTCAACCTTTTGACATCACGTCGGACGGGAAGCTGGTCGTCAAAGAAGGAAATTACCAGTACAATATTTTCGACCTTATAAAAAAATACGGTTCGCCTCTTGAAATTGTCTTTCCGTACATTCTGGAGAACCGCGTGCGGGACTTGATCGATATTTTTAACGCCTACATCAAGCTGCATGGCTACAAGGGCCGGTTTTATTACCACTACGCCATGAAGGTCAATCAGAACAAAGAGTTCGTCCTGCCGGTGGTGTCTGAAGGCGGGCACTTTGACGTGGCCTCAGTCAATGAACTATGGCTGGTCAAGCGAATGCTGGAACAGGAGAAGTTCAATCCCAAGATCAGAGTTATCTGCAACGGCCCGAAAAATGAGCCTTATATCAAGCTTATCGAGGAGCTGAAGGCCAAGGGCCTCACCGTGATCCCGATCATTGAGGATTATAAGGAGCTAGAGCGGCTGAAAAAATTCAAGGGAGAAACGGGGATCCGCGTCAATATGAATGTTAAGGTCAAATCCCACTGGGATAAAAGATTTAACCGTTACGGCTTCCATGAAGATGAGATCCTGAAGATTGGCAAGATCAGGAATTTAAGCGTTCTGCACTATCATATTTCCTCGCAGATCGAGCGGGTTGACGGTCTGGTCCACCCGTTCAAGCGCGCTCTGGAAATTTACAAGGAACTGAAAAAGACCAATCCGGGACTGGATACGATCGATATGGGCGGCGGCGCCGGCGTGCCATACGAGAAGAAAGGCAAGTTTTACTCGGCAAA
Coding sequences within it:
- a CDS encoding glycosyltransferase, whose product is MKIALVHEFLNQLGGAERVLQNFLEIWPEAEVHVILYDREKTQGQFEGYKKKVSWLNTLPGVKKHPRLFLPLMPGAIESFSFDDYDLVLSDSSSFAKGIHTDKLHICYCHAPTRYLWTVREYIDKQKYPRFLKFLGKIYLKRLRKWDLKAAQRADFFIANSVNIQDHIKKFYQRESIVIPPPVDTEVFFPDGPKQDYFFTASRLELYKRVDVIIEAFNHLGWPLKIAGRGTDLNRLKALAKPNVQFVGAVSDADLSKLYSQAKAFVFAAEEDAGIMVVEAQACGTPVIAFGKGGVLETVKQGITGEFFDEQTAGSLEKVLKDFNPANYDPQVIREHAEKYDKKIFQEKIRSFVEEKYGEFARSKATKQSNQ
- a CDS encoding sugar transferase — translated: MKKSELVFNLISILSDIIMVLLAGIIAFYLRLQLESLRPILYVLSLSSYLKVLFLITPVIILLMALAGLYNLTGTRRISSELLKIILVISSVLLVVVILFFFNQSVFPSRLIILLTWILTIVLISFGRIILRLIQIRMLRRGVGLHRLVVLGAADQTYELVVEISSRPELGFRIVGKLDTGQSVDDLIDRLRHIRENSGIDGLLQSDPFLDQEVGRKILQFCRDYGIRFNFVPNLFETSTANIAVETISGIPVIALKGTPLEGWGMVVKRLVDIIVSLLGLIILSPVFLLVAVAIKLNSKGPVFFHQLRAAGLGEFEFYKFRSMHHEMSEGTESGDKLREELEKHNARIGPYVKIKNDPRVTSVGRFLRKTKLDEMPALWHILRGQMSLVGPRVHMVKEVDHFRNEYKKLFIIKPGATGLTQITQATDNPEISWEDEIKLDEFYIENWSIWLDLYIIFKTFLILLGRKPKVDY
- a CDS encoding UDP-N-acetylglucosamine--N-acetylmuramyl-(pentapeptide) pyrophosphoryl-undecaprenol N-acetylglucosamine transferase, with protein sequence MKILLAGGGSGGPVTPVLAVALEIRKLKPKTEFLFVGTKKGPERAMVEPTGIPFVSIPAARWRRFYSIKNLFAPFVLLSGFLHSLTIVRKFRPDVVFAAGSFVSVPVCWAAKLYGAKIAIHQQDARIGLANKLIAPVSDQITTAFEKTSKDFYSGSGLGKNLKPAAQWIGNPVRPDLFSHAADAKKFFNLHEKLPVLLVLGGATGSAQINRLLGEILPDLVKAHQVVHQTGAGKNNLAFSDKNYHPFELIPFPEYAAILKLAHIVIARAGLSTIAELSALRKTAIIIPMPNTHQEDNARILEEAHAAVVLTGSEATVENLFRVVNGLKFNIKRTELLSKNISGLIPPDAAINLARIVIREAHADN
- the raiA gene encoding ribosome-associated translation inhibitor RaiA, which codes for MNIAIKATNLDLTPSIKEYVEEKVGALDKFISVLEGKVELERDRHHHSGEVFRAEIMLVMSGKLMRADAEAEDIYAAVDLVIPKLKEQISKFKDKKTTLFRRGGRTAKKKI
- a CDS encoding RNA-binding protein gives rise to the protein MGKKLFVGGLPYTTTSDDLKNHFAAAGNVVTAQVITDKFSGRSKGFGFVEMSSDDEAAKAIEMFNGTDFGGRSLAVNEARPKTEGDRGGSRGGFGGGRGGSDRGGYGGGGGRRDSY
- a CDS encoding patatin-like phospholipase family protein; protein product: MPTTRPTIGIALSGASGRAIAHIAVLEVLRENDIPVDILVGCSSGAIIAASFAVGTMETLKTFMYQLTFPKMLRMWSARKARGGIFHLRTDKMDETLNSITHNLRFEDIDYPKLGFVATDINTGKLITLKRGSINKAFKASVAVPGLFEPVIWEKKVLVDGGLVNIVPTLPAKEMGADIVIGVNLAATKFIYEKKMPIWRGYRFLTRFTGLQFIREKILPKLSPRLLFRIDSQSDILEPEDIEIPGVMSVLSKAIEHSFRIEELWDESHVACDLMLEPVVKHYGKTEFNSLEKIYHEGRRSALAAIPAIKKLIKNYDPDKAKKYKTVSLAHDN
- a CDS encoding glycosyltransferase family 1 protein; the protein is MKIGLDLRMAGGGSGIDRYITELSHEILRQDKTNQYVLFFRGADKSAEFAQYNQKIVITDIPHYSFAEQLRLPGIINKENLDLVHFPHFNVPIFYRRPFIVTIHDLTHTLFPGRKRSHIFHRLAYNIVFRNALKNSKKIIAVSNATKQAIVGRFQINPEKIQVIYEGFNQAYKMMDKIEAFAQVSKSFGVTKPYILYAGVWRRYKNLPMLANAFDKLIDKGLDIELVLVGEQDPFYPEIKDQIFNIKNHTRIKVLGRVSDEDLAKLYNGTTLFVLPSLIEGFGLTALEAAACGVPVACSDIPTMREIMGQGAEYFDPNNLDNMTEVLLNLLNDAKRLEELANLALGRSKHFSWKQAAEQTISVYEKCYL
- the murC gene encoding UDP-N-acetylmuramate--L-alanine ligase yields the protein MTIEQAKNIYCLGIGGIGVSGLARLLLSMGKNVSGSDIKESEITKNLEKLGIKIYIGQSEQDLVAANPDLIIYSSAVADFHWPASIAKLSQAQAVGELMSDKYGIGITGTNGKSTTSAILGLILDYAQLDPTVLIGSMLSPKNETEKFKANARLGGGKPARLNDVSRSGGYFVAESDEYARKMLENKPKMIIITNIAEDHLDYYKGLQDIKQAFSEYISSLPDDGILIYNADDHNTVEICQHAARHKFTFGIHHYADLQALNPRTESGTQIFDLHLDDEKIGTFKLHVPGLFNISNALGAVLAAIKLGVKTEVIQKTLEEYAGIWRRFEIVGKLSGKPVISDYAHHPAGVAATIEAAKQFYPGKKVLAVFQPHHRNRTRELFGEFIESLVMADELILPEIFDVAGREHGEDVSSFQLAAELKKRGVTATFAKDLSKTESLIREKAKNFDVILLMGAGDIDNLARKLVK
- a CDS encoding fibronectin type III domain-containing protein; the encoded protein is MDQGFVTCPAGGCGESFSCVTSYSQSSYVYNTPYSEPQYFRCSGSAQSVCIPANPGDCTIGNTANCSVNNNCSPITCYSQSSYYSQSAYYAQSAYYSQSAYYSQASYGGGYSQAAYYAQSAYYSQAAYAGYSEASYYSQAAYYAQASYVSAPTAPSGVAVDNGTCGQLTVTWTDNSNNETGFTIWRSTTSGSGYGQVGSVGPNITSFPDTPPTPDMTYYYVVQSVNAGGSTQSVLEASAYDNPCVANLSGTAKVLTQINGAAYSSSTSINAGDVLTYQITIINSGNAPADITFICDTVSSNLTNLRNLTVTGTGSSGSGSAIVSNGGCGAGSYKFNVTGAKQPSPPDPGNWIITYDATVTPASADIQEVVTNSFVIHYNNNGAKTFAGSSPSILINASAGQAPNFHEVTP